A single genomic interval of Streptococcus oralis subsp. dentisani harbors:
- a CDS encoding DUF1002 domain-containing protein — MRKKFFLTSAAVLWAATAMTSVHAATDVQKVIDETYVQPEYVLGSSLSEDQKNQTLSKLGYDASKDTKDIKTMTPDIYSKIMNVANDASLQLYSSAKIQKLGDKSPLEVKIETPENITKVTQDMYRNAAVTLGVEHAKITVAAPIPVTGESALAGIYYSLEANGAKVPQANKDLAQEELKALSDINAENKDKSGYDANKLNVALADIKAGIAKAKEAKGNLTEEDVRKIVEDTLKNYKLDQVITGNQVNIIINFALNLSKSDILNNADFTKTLNDLKQSIVSQAGDSFKNINLNFDANKALEDGGNFLSSLWQAIVNFFKSFGA; from the coding sequence ATGAGAAAGAAATTCTTTCTAACAAGTGCTGCAGTATTGTGGGCCGCAACAGCTATGACGAGCGTCCACGCAGCAACCGATGTTCAAAAAGTAATCGATGAAACCTATGTACAACCAGAATATGTCCTAGGTTCTTCTCTATCTGAAGACCAGAAAAATCAAACACTTAGCAAACTTGGCTATGATGCATCAAAAGACACCAAAGATATCAAAACTATGACACCTGATATCTATTCGAAAATTATGAATGTGGCTAATGATGCTAGTTTACAGCTTTATTCGTCAGCCAAGATTCAAAAGCTAGGTGACAAGTCGCCTCTAGAGGTCAAGATTGAAACGCCTGAAAATATCACCAAGGTGACGCAGGATATGTATCGTAATGCAGCGGTGACCTTGGGAGTAGAGCATGCTAAAATCACAGTTGCAGCTCCTATTCCAGTTACAGGTGAGAGTGCCCTGGCAGGGATTTACTATTCGTTAGAGGCCAATGGAGCCAAAGTACCGCAAGCCAATAAAGACTTGGCTCAAGAAGAGTTAAAAGCCTTATCCGATATTAATGCTGAAAATAAGGATAAATCAGGCTACGATGCCAATAAACTCAATGTTGCTTTGGCAGATATCAAGGCAGGAATCGCAAAGGCAAAAGAAGCCAAAGGCAATCTGACAGAGGAAGATGTCCGCAAAATAGTAGAAGACACACTAAAAAACTACAAACTCGATCAGGTTATAACAGGAAACCAGGTCAATATCATCATCAATTTTGCACTTAACCTCTCGAAGAGTGATATTTTGAACAATGCTGATTTCACTAAAACCCTAAATGACCTCAAGCAAAGTATTGTTTCCCAAGCTGGAGATAGTTTTAAAAATATCAACCTCAACTTTGATGCCAATAAAGCGCTAGAAGACGGTGGCAATTTCTTGAGTTCTCTTTGGCAAGCCATTGTCAACTTCTTCAAGAGTTTTGGTGCTTAG
- a CDS encoding lysozyme family protein, which produces MFKLLRRVLVLAVFLFAVYKVYHIHQDVKQVMTYQPMVREILSERDTPANEELVLAMIYTETKGKERDVMQSSESASGATNTIKDDASSIRQGIQTLTDNLYLAQSKGVDVWTAVQAYNFGPAYIDFIAQNGKENTLALAKRYSRETVAPILGNTTGKTYIYINPISIFHGAELYENGGNYYYSRQVRFNLYIMKFFNFF; this is translated from the coding sequence ATGTTTAAATTACTACGAAGAGTGCTAGTACTAGCAGTCTTCCTTTTCGCTGTCTATAAAGTCTATCATATACACCAAGATGTGAAGCAAGTCATGACCTACCAACCCATGGTTCGAGAAATCTTGAGCGAAAGAGATACTCCAGCTAATGAAGAGTTGGTGCTCGCTATGATTTATACCGAAACGAAGGGAAAAGAGCGGGATGTCATGCAGTCTAGTGAGTCTGCTAGTGGCGCTACCAATACCATCAAAGACGATGCTTCTAGTATTCGCCAAGGGATACAGACACTAACAGATAACCTCTATTTAGCACAGAGTAAAGGAGTAGACGTCTGGACCGCCGTTCAAGCCTATAATTTTGGACCTGCCTATATCGACTTTATCGCTCAAAATGGCAAGGAAAATACTCTGGCATTAGCCAAGCGTTACTCCCGAGAAACGGTCGCTCCAATCCTTGGTAATACCACTGGAAAGACCTATATCTATATCAACCCCATTTCTATCTTTCACGGAGCCGAACTCTATGAGAATGGTGGAAATTATTACTACTCGAGACAGGTTCGCTTCAATCTCTATATCATGAAATTCTTTAATTTCTTTTAA
- a CDS encoding nucleoid-associated protein, with amino-acid sequence MDIYIKKAIIHQFSPDDTELFLADKFLNITPKIEEYLRKKIERVYSDEAKTGIFEEENPFFNHITDDLLETSVTLANLWKEEFSISENLKTNDLVFVQFSKEGVEHFAFLRIALRETLTHLGGEVDNPIKLTQNNLPGFGTGADEALVVNLQSRKYHLIEKRIKYNGAFLNYFSDNLLAVAPKISPKKSIKELEKTAQRIAESFNTDDFQFQSKVKSAIFNNLEESNELSPEKLANDLFDNNLTARLSFIDQVKEAVPEPVQFDEIDASRQLKKFENQKLSLSNGIELIVPNNVYQDAESVEFIQNDNGTYSILIKNIEDIQSK; translated from the coding sequence ATGGACATTTATATTAAGAAAGCTATTATCCATCAGTTCAGCCCAGATGATACCGAGTTGTTCCTAGCGGATAAGTTTCTCAATATCACTCCAAAAATTGAAGAATACCTGCGCAAGAAAATCGAACGTGTGTATTCAGATGAAGCCAAGACTGGGATTTTCGAAGAAGAAAATCCCTTCTTCAATCACATCACGGATGATTTGTTGGAGACATCAGTAACACTGGCTAATCTCTGGAAAGAGGAGTTCAGCATTTCTGAAAACCTCAAGACCAATGACTTGGTTTTTGTTCAGTTTTCTAAAGAAGGTGTAGAACATTTTGCTTTCTTACGAATTGCCCTGCGTGAGACCTTGACTCACCTCGGTGGAGAAGTTGATAATCCAATTAAGCTAACTCAGAATAACCTGCCTGGATTTGGTACGGGGGCTGACGAGGCCTTGGTGGTCAATCTTCAAAGCCGCAAATACCACCTCATCGAGAAACGAATCAAGTACAACGGGGCTTTCCTGAACTATTTTTCAGATAATCTTCTTGCTGTCGCTCCTAAGATTTCGCCAAAAAAATCCATCAAGGAACTGGAAAAAACGGCCCAGAGAATTGCAGAGTCCTTTAACACAGATGATTTTCAATTTCAATCCAAGGTCAAATCAGCGATTTTCAACAATCTGGAAGAAAGCAACGAACTGTCTCCCGAGAAATTGGCTAACGACCTTTTTGATAACAATCTGACGGCTCGTTTGAGTTTTATCGACCAAGTTAAGGAAGCCGTACCAGAACCAGTCCAGTTCGATGAAATCGATGCCAGTCGTCAACTCAAGAAATTTGAAAACCAAAAACTTTCCTTGTCAAATGGAATCGAACTCATCGTTCCAAATAATGTTTACCAAGACGCAGAGTCTGTTGAGTTTATCCAAAATGACAATGGAACTTATTCTATTTTAATCAAAAATATCGAGGATATTCAAAGTAAATAA
- the glyA gene encoding serine hydroxymethyltransferase, with product MIFDKEDFKAYDADLWNAIAKEEERQQNNIELIASENVVSKAVMAAQGSILTNKYAEGYPGRRYYGGTDVVDVVETLAIERAKEIFGAKFANVQPHSGSQANCAAYMALIEPGDTVMGMDLAAGGHLTHGASVSFSGQTYNFVSYSVDPETELLDFDAILKQAQEVKPKLIVAGASAYSQIIDFSKFREIADAVGAKLMVDMAHIAGLVAAGLHPSPVPYAHITTTTTHKTLRGPRGGLILTNDEELAKKINSAIFPGIQGGPLEHVVAAKAVSFKEVLDPAFKEYAANVIKNSKAMVEVFLQDPDFRIISGGTENHLFLVDVTKVVENGKVAQNLLDEVNITLNKNSIPYETLSPFKTSGIRIGSAAITARGFGEEESRKVAELIIKTLKNAENEAVLEEVRSEVKALTDAFPLYED from the coding sequence ATGATTTTTGACAAAGAAGATTTTAAAGCATACGATGCTGATCTCTGGAATGCTATTGCCAAAGAAGAAGAACGCCAACAAAACAACATTGAGTTAATTGCTTCGGAAAACGTTGTTTCCAAGGCTGTAATGGCTGCTCAAGGGTCTATCTTGACCAACAAATATGCCGAGGGTTACCCAGGCCGCCGTTATTATGGTGGAACTGATGTGGTAGATGTGGTAGAGACTCTTGCTATTGAACGCGCGAAAGAAATTTTCGGTGCTAAATTCGCTAATGTCCAACCACACTCAGGAAGCCAAGCCAACTGCGCGGCTTACATGGCCTTGATTGAGCCAGGTGATACCGTTATGGGGATGGATTTGGCAGCAGGTGGACACTTGACCCACGGAGCTTCAGTTAGCTTCTCTGGCCAAACCTACAACTTTGTGTCATATAGTGTGGATCCTGAAACTGAACTCTTGGACTTTGATGCGATCTTGAAACAAGCCCAAGAAGTAAAACCAAAACTGATCGTAGCTGGTGCTTCAGCCTATTCTCAAATTATCGACTTCTCAAAATTCCGTGAAATTGCAGATGCTGTTGGTGCTAAACTCATGGTCGATATGGCCCATATCGCTGGTTTGGTTGCGGCTGGTCTTCACCCAAGTCCAGTACCATACGCTCATATCACCACAACAACTACCCACAAAACCCTTCGTGGTCCTCGTGGTGGTTTAATTTTGACTAATGATGAGGAACTTGCTAAGAAGATCAATTCAGCTATTTTCCCAGGTATTCAGGGCGGTCCATTGGAGCATGTTGTTGCGGCTAAAGCTGTTTCCTTCAAAGAAGTTTTAGATCCAGCCTTCAAGGAATATGCAGCAAATGTTATCAAGAACAGTAAAGCTATGGTTGAAGTCTTCTTGCAAGACCCTGATTTCCGTATCATTTCTGGCGGGACTGAAAACCATCTCTTCCTAGTGGATGTCACTAAGGTTGTAGAGAACGGAAAAGTTGCTCAAAACTTGCTGGACGAAGTCAATATTACCCTAAATAAAAACTCAATTCCATACGAAACCTTGTCACCATTCAAGACAAGTGGGATTCGTATCGGATCTGCAGCCATCACTGCACGTGGATTTGGTGAAGAAGAAAGCCGTAAAGTGGCTGAACTCATCATTAAAACCCTTAAGAATGCAGAAAATGAAGCTGTCTTAGAAGAAGTGAGAAGTGAAGTCAAAGCGTTGACAGATGCCTTCCCACTATACGAGGACTAA
- a CDS encoding GNAT family N-acetyltransferase: protein MLRDLQETDVKAICDINQETLGYTFSPEDTASQLARLSQDLHHFLLGYEDEVSHVLLGYVHAEVYESLYSKAGFNILGLAVSPQAQGQGIGKSLMQGLDQEAKRRGYGFIRLNSADHRLGAHAFYEKVGYTCDKVQKRFIRIF, encoded by the coding sequence ATGCTAAGAGATTTGCAAGAAACAGATGTAAAAGCTATATGTGACATCAATCAAGAGACTTTGGGCTATACTTTTAGTCCAGAGGACACAGCTAGTCAACTAGCTAGACTATCTCAGGATTTACATCATTTCCTTCTTGGCTATGAGGATGAAGTCAGCCATGTCCTACTTGGATATGTCCATGCTGAGGTTTATGAATCCCTCTATTCCAAAGCAGGATTTAATATCTTAGGCTTAGCGGTTTCACCTCAAGCACAAGGGCAAGGTATTGGTAAAAGCTTAATGCAAGGGTTGGATCAAGAGGCAAAAAGACGGGGCTATGGGTTTATCCGCTTAAACTCTGCTGATCATCGTCTGGGTGCTCATGCATTTTATGAAAAAGTTGGTTATACTTGTGATAAAGTGCAAAAACGGTTTATTCGCATCTTTTAG
- a CDS encoding L-threonylcarbamoyladenylate synthase: MMDRIRQELEKGGAVVLPTETVYGLFAKALDEKAVDHVYQLKRRPRDKALNLNVASLEDILYFSKNQPTYLEKLVEAFLPGPLTIILEANDRVPYWVNSGLVTVGFRMPSHPITLDLIRETGPLIGPSANISGQASGVTFAQILEDFDQEVLGLEDDVSLTGQDSTILDLSGDKVKILRQGAIKREDILAQLPEISFEEE, encoded by the coding sequence ATGATGGACAGGATTAGACAAGAGTTGGAAAAGGGCGGAGCTGTTGTTCTACCTACAGAGACGGTTTATGGTCTCTTTGCTAAGGCCTTAGATGAAAAAGCTGTCGACCATGTTTACCAACTCAAACGTCGTCCTAGAGACAAGGCACTCAATCTTAATGTCGCTTCTCTAGAGGACATCTTGTACTTTTCAAAGAATCAGCCAACTTATCTAGAAAAACTTGTAGAGGCCTTTTTACCGGGTCCATTGACCATTATTCTCGAAGCCAATGACAGAGTTCCCTATTGGGTCAATTCTGGTCTTGTAACGGTGGGATTTCGGATGCCGAGTCACCCCATTACACTTGATTTGATCCGAGAGACAGGTCCTTTGATTGGGCCGTCTGCCAATATTTCAGGTCAGGCAAGTGGAGTGACCTTTGCTCAAATTCTAGAGGATTTTGACCAAGAGGTTCTGGGTCTGGAGGACGATGTTTCTTTAACTGGACAGGATTCGACGATTTTGGATTTGTCTGGAGATAAGGTGAAAATCTTACGCCAAGGGGCGATCAAGCGTGAAGATATTCTTGCTCAGTTGCCAGAGATTTCTTTTGAGGAGGAATGA
- the prmC gene encoding peptide chain release factor N(5)-glutamine methyltransferase, with the protein MKLAQLFSDFEEELIRQGEEAESLSFVYRSLKNLSFTDFVFALQQEVTEEERQFVEEIYQQLAAHKPAQYIIGYADFYGMKLKVDERVLIPRPETEELVELILTENPETNLSVLDIGTGSGAIALGLAKNRLDWSVTAADISQDALDLASENAKVQNLQIFLKKSDCFTEISEKYDIIVSNPPYISREDESEVGLNVLHSEPHLALFADEDGLAIYRRIVENAKDYLTDGGKIYLEIGYKQGQSVPALFRKHLPEKRVRTLKDQFGQDRMVVVDDGQD; encoded by the coding sequence ATGAAATTAGCTCAATTATTTTCAGACTTTGAAGAAGAGTTGATTAGACAAGGAGAGGAAGCAGAAAGCCTCTCTTTTGTCTATCGAAGTTTGAAAAATCTCTCTTTTACAGACTTTGTCTTTGCCCTTCAGCAAGAGGTAACAGAGGAAGAAAGACAATTTGTAGAAGAGATTTACCAGCAGTTAGCAGCTCACAAACCAGCTCAGTATATCATTGGTTACGCAGATTTTTATGGAATGAAGCTAAAAGTGGATGAGCGAGTCTTGATTCCCCGACCAGAGACAGAGGAGTTGGTAGAACTTATCTTGACAGAAAATCCTGAGACGAATCTTTCAGTACTTGATATCGGGACAGGAAGTGGTGCCATAGCTCTTGGATTAGCTAAAAACAGACTAGATTGGTCAGTGACAGCAGCAGACATTTCTCAAGATGCTCTAGATTTGGCATCTGAAAACGCTAAAGTTCAGAATCTACAGATATTTTTAAAAAAATCTGATTGTTTTACAGAAATTTCTGAAAAATATGATATAATTGTATCCAATCCACCCTATATCTCTCGTGAAGATGAGTCAGAGGTTGGTTTGAATGTTTTGCATTCAGAACCTCATCTAGCTCTCTTTGCAGATGAGGATGGCCTAGCTATTTACCGTAGAATTGTGGAAAATGCAAAAGACTATCTCACAGATGGTGGTAAGATTTACCTTGAAATTGGATACAAGCAAGGTCAAAGTGTTCCTGCGCTTTTTAGGAAACATCTTCCTGAAAAACGGGTACGAACACTCAAGGACCAATTTGGTCAAGATAGGATGGTTGTAGTTGATGATGGACAGGATTAG
- the prfA gene encoding peptide chain release factor 1, translating to MNIYDQLQAVEDRYEELGELLSDPDVVSDTKRFMELSKEEASTRDTVTAYREYKQVLQNIVDAEEMIKESGGDADLEEMAKQELKDAKAEKEEYEEKLKILLLPKDPNDDKNIILEIRGAAGGDEAALFAGDLLTMYQKYAEAQGWRFEVMEASMNGVGGFKEVVAMVSGQSVYSKLKYESGAHRVQRVPVTESQGRVHTSTATVLVMPEVEEVEYDIDPKDLRVDIYHASGAGGQNVNKVATAVRIVHLPTNIKVEMQEERTQQKNREKAMKIIRARVADHFAQIAQDEQDAERKSTIGTGDRSERIRTYNFPQNRVTDHRIGLTLQKLDTILSGKLDEVVDALVLYDQTQKLEELNK from the coding sequence ATGAACATCTATGATCAACTACAAGCTGTAGAAGACCGTTATGAAGAATTAGGAGAATTGCTGAGTGACCCTGATGTAGTATCAGACACGAAGCGTTTCATGGAGCTTTCAAAAGAAGAGGCTTCTACTCGTGATACGGTAACAGCCTACCGTGAGTACAAACAAGTCCTTCAAAACATCGTTGATGCCGAAGAGATGATTAAAGAGTCTGGCGGTGATGCGGATTTGGAAGAAATGGCCAAGCAAGAGCTCAAAGATGCCAAGGCTGAAAAAGAAGAATACGAAGAAAAACTGAAAATCTTGCTCCTTCCAAAGGATCCAAACGATGACAAGAACATCATCCTTGAAATCCGTGGAGCAGCTGGTGGTGACGAAGCGGCACTTTTCGCCGGAGACCTTCTAACTATGTATCAAAAATATGCGGAAGCCCAAGGCTGGCGCTTTGAAGTCATGGAAGCTTCCATGAATGGTGTCGGCGGTTTTAAAGAAGTGGTTGCCATGGTTTCGGGTCAATCTGTATATTCTAAGCTTAAGTACGAATCAGGTGCCCACCGAGTGCAACGTGTTCCTGTGACAGAAAGCCAAGGTCGTGTACACACATCAACTGCGACAGTTCTTGTCATGCCTGAAGTGGAAGAAGTAGAATACGACATTGATCCAAAAGACCTTCGTGTCGATATCTACCACGCATCAGGTGCTGGTGGACAGAACGTCAATAAGGTTGCAACTGCTGTTCGTATCGTTCACTTGCCAACCAATATCAAGGTTGAGATGCAGGAAGAACGGACCCAGCAGAAGAACCGTGAGAAGGCCATGAAAATCATCCGTGCGCGTGTTGCTGACCATTTTGCTCAGATTGCCCAAGATGAACAAGACGCTGAGCGTAAGTCCACAATCGGTACTGGTGACCGTTCAGAACGGATCCGTACTTATAACTTCCCACAAAACCGTGTCACAGACCACCGTATTGGCTTGACCCTCCAAAAACTAGATACCATCTTGTCTGGTAAATTGGATGAAGTTGTGGATGCCTTGGTTCTTTATGACCAAACGCAAAAATTAGAAGAATTAAACAAATAA
- a CDS encoding GNAT family N-acetyltransferase, which produces MTIELRDVTMENYFDVLNLDVKEYQKQFIATNAISLAEAYVYTKNGDFVAPLAVYDKDAIIGFVMIAYDKKIGISSGNYLLFRFMIDKNFQNQGYFKPIMDKVLDYVRTAPAGLGNKLWLSYEPENEHARSCYLSYGFKETGEIFENEVVAIYDLTIEK; this is translated from the coding sequence ATGACAATTGAACTAAGAGATGTTACAATGGAAAATTATTTTGATGTTTTGAATTTGGATGTCAAGGAATATCAAAAGCAATTCATTGCAACCAACGCAATTAGTTTGGCTGAAGCATATGTCTACACTAAAAATGGAGATTTTGTAGCTCCATTGGCAGTTTATGATAAGGATGCAATTATAGGTTTTGTAATGATAGCTTATGATAAAAAGATCGGAATTAGTAGTGGAAATTATTTACTATTTCGTTTTATGATTGATAAGAATTTTCAAAATCAAGGATATTTTAAACCAATTATGGATAAAGTGCTAGACTATGTTCGAACAGCGCCAGCAGGTTTAGGCAATAAACTTTGGTTGTCTTATGAGCCAGAAAATGAACATGCAAGATCTTGTTACCTCAGTTATGGATTTAAAGAAACTGGGGAAATATTTGAGAACGAAGTAGTAGCAATCTATGATTTAACAATTGAGAAATAA
- a CDS encoding thymidine kinase translates to MAQLYYRYGTMNSGKTIEILKVAYNYEEQGKGVVIMTSALDTRDGVGYVSSRIGMKRPAIAIEETTDIFGYIRDLPEKPYCVLVDEAQFLKRHHVYDLARVVDELDIPVMAFGLKNDFRNELFEGSKYLLLLADKIDEIKTICQYCKKKATMVLRTQDGLPVYDGEQIQIGGNETYISVCRKHYFAPMITSNKEHNYDN, encoded by the coding sequence ATGGCACAGTTGTATTATCGTTATGGGACCATGAACTCTGGTAAGACGATTGAGATTCTCAAGGTGGCCTATAACTACGAGGAGCAAGGAAAGGGAGTTGTGATTATGACTTCGGCTCTGGATACGCGTGACGGTGTTGGCTATGTATCCAGTCGAATTGGTATGAAACGCCCAGCCATTGCGATTGAGGAAACGACGGATATCTTCGGCTATATCCGAGATTTACCTGAAAAACCTTACTGTGTGTTGGTCGATGAGGCTCAATTTCTCAAGCGTCACCATGTTTACGACCTAGCTCGTGTTGTTGATGAGTTAGACATACCTGTCATGGCTTTTGGTTTGAAAAATGATTTTCGAAATGAATTGTTCGAAGGTTCAAAATACCTCTTGCTCTTAGCAGACAAGATTGACGAAATCAAGACCATTTGTCAGTATTGCAAGAAAAAGGCGACCATGGTATTACGAACTCAGGATGGACTGCCCGTTTATGATGGTGAGCAGATCCAAATCGGTGGAAATGAAACCTATATCTCGGTTTGCCGTAAACATTATTTTGCGCCAATGATAACATCTAACAAGGAGCACAACTATGACAATTGA
- a CDS encoding 4-oxalocrotonate tautomerase, which yields MPFVRIDLFEGRTLDQKKALAKEVTEAVVRNTGAPQSAVHVIINDMPEGTYFPQGEMRTK from the coding sequence ATGCCATTTGTACGCATCGATTTATTTGAAGGACGCACGCTTGATCAAAAGAAAGCTCTTGCCAAGGAAGTAACGGAAGCTGTTGTCCGTAATACTGGAGCACCTCAATCTGCTGTCCATGTCATCATCAACGATATGCCAGAAGGAACTTACTTCCCACAAGGGGAAATGCGCACCAAATAA
- the mnmE gene encoding tRNA uridine-5-carboxymethylaminomethyl(34) synthesis GTPase MnmE has translation MITREFDTIAAISTPLGEGAIGIVRLSGTDSFAIAQKIFKGKDLSKVASHTLNYGHIVDPQTGKVMDEVMVGAMKSPKTFTREDIIEINTHGGIAVTNEILQLAIREGARLAEPGEFTKRAFLNGRVDLTQAEAVMDIIRAKTDKAMNIAVKQLDGSLSDLINNTRQEILNTLAQVEVNIDYPEYDDVEEATTAVVRKKTKEFEQLLTNLLRTARRGKILREGISTAIIGRPNVGKSSLLNNLLREDKAIVTDIAGTTRDVIEEYVNINGVPLKLIDTAGIRETDDIVEQIGVERSKKALKEADLVLLVLNASEPLTAQDRQLLEISQDTNRIILLNKTDLPEAIETSELPEDVIRISVLKNQNIDKIEERINNLFFENAGLVEQDATYLSNARHISLIEKAVESLQAVNEGLELGMPVDLLQVDLTRTWEILGEITGDAAPDELITQLFSQFCLGK, from the coding sequence ATGATTACACGTGAATTTGATACCATCGCTGCTATCTCTACTCCACTAGGTGAAGGGGCCATTGGTATTGTCCGTTTGAGCGGAACTGACAGTTTTGCCATTGCGCAAAAGATTTTTAAAGGCAAGGATTTGAGTAAGGTTGCCAGCCATACTCTTAACTACGGCCACATCGTTGATCCTCAAACTGGTAAGGTCATGGACGAGGTTATGGTTGGGGCTATGAAGTCTCCAAAGACCTTCACTCGTGAGGATATTATCGAGATTAACACCCACGGTGGGATTGCGGTGACTAACGAAATTCTCCAACTAGCTATCCGTGAAGGAGCTCGGTTGGCAGAACCTGGTGAATTTACCAAGCGCGCCTTTTTAAACGGTCGTGTGGATTTGACTCAGGCTGAGGCGGTGATGGACATCATCCGTGCCAAGACTGACAAGGCTATGAACATTGCGGTTAAGCAATTGGACGGTTCTCTTTCTGATCTCATTAACAATACTCGGCAAGAAATCCTCAATACGCTTGCCCAAGTTGAGGTCAATATTGACTATCCTGAGTATGACGATGTTGAGGAAGCCACTACTGCCGTTGTCCGTAAGAAAACTAAGGAATTTGAACAACTCTTGACCAACCTCCTTAGAACAGCTCGTCGCGGTAAGATCCTTCGTGAGGGAATTTCAACTGCCATCATCGGACGCCCCAACGTTGGGAAATCGAGCCTCCTAAACAATCTCCTACGTGAAGACAAGGCTATCGTGACTGATATCGCTGGTACTACACGAGATGTCATCGAAGAATACGTCAACATCAACGGTGTCCCACTCAAATTGATTGATACAGCTGGTATCCGTGAAACAGATGATATCGTTGAACAAATCGGTGTTGAGCGTTCGAAAAAAGCCCTCAAGGAAGCTGACTTGGTTCTACTGGTTCTAAATGCCAGTGAACCACTAACCGCCCAAGACCGCCAACTCCTAGAAATCAGTCAGGACACTAATCGCATTATTCTACTCAATAAAACTGACCTGCCTGAAGCGATTGAAACTTCCGAACTTCCAGAAGATGTCATTCGTATCTCAGTTCTTAAAAATCAAAACATTGATAAGATTGAAGAACGCATTAACAACCTCTTCTTTGAAAATGCTGGTTTAGTCGAGCAAGATGCAACTTACCTGTCCAACGCCCGTCATATTTCCTTGATTGAGAAGGCTGTTGAAAGCTTGCAAGCAGTTAATGAAGGACTAGAACTTGGGATGCCAGTTGATTTGTTGCAAGTTGACTTGACCCGTACTTGGGAAATTCTTGGAGAAATTACTGGTGATGCAGCGCCAGATGAGCTTATTACTCAATTGTTTAGCCAATTCTGTTTAGGAAAATAA